A genomic stretch from Nitrobacter winogradskyi Nb-255 includes:
- the proS gene encoding proline--tRNA ligase, with translation MRLSRFFLPILKETPKEAEIVSHRLMLRAGMIRQEAAGIYAWLPLGLRVLKKIEAIVREEQNRAGAIELLMPTLQLADLWRESGRYDAYGPEMLRIQDRHKRELLYGPTNEEMITEIFRGYIRSYKSLPLNLYHIQWKFRDEQRPRFGVMRGREFLMKDAYSFDIDEAGARRSYNRMFVAYLRTFARMGLKAIPMRAETGPIGGDLSHEFIVLAETGESGVYIDKDVLDLPIPGTEVDYDGDLTPIVRQWTTAYAATEDVHDGPRYEREVPEERRVHTRGIEVGQIFYFGTKYSESMKALVTGTDGVEQPIHGGSYGVGVSRLVGAIIEACHDEAGIKWPEAVAPFTVAILNLKQGASDTDEACERIYRELSARGVDVLYDDTDQRAGAKFATADLIGSPWQVMVGPKGLAEGKVEIKRRGDGSRENVALEDAVARLMA, from the coding sequence ATGCGACTGTCGCGGTTTTTCTTGCCGATTCTGAAAGAGACTCCGAAGGAGGCCGAGATCGTCTCGCACCGGCTGATGCTGCGGGCGGGCATGATACGTCAGGAGGCGGCCGGCATCTATGCCTGGCTTCCACTGGGTCTTCGGGTGCTGAAGAAGATCGAGGCCATCGTGCGCGAGGAGCAGAACCGCGCCGGCGCCATCGAACTGCTGATGCCGACGCTGCAACTCGCGGACCTCTGGCGCGAGAGCGGGCGTTACGATGCCTATGGGCCGGAGATGTTGCGGATTCAGGATCGCCACAAGCGCGAACTGCTGTATGGGCCGACCAACGAGGAGATGATCACTGAAATCTTCCGCGGCTATATCCGCTCCTACAAGAGCCTGCCGCTCAACCTCTATCATATCCAGTGGAAGTTCCGCGACGAGCAGCGCCCCCGTTTCGGCGTCATGCGCGGTCGCGAATTCCTCATGAAGGATGCTTATTCCTTCGATATCGATGAAGCCGGCGCTCGGCGCTCCTACAACAGGATGTTCGTCGCCTACCTGCGCACGTTCGCGCGCATGGGCTTAAAGGCGATTCCGATGCGGGCGGAAACCGGCCCGATCGGCGGCGATCTCAGCCATGAATTCATCGTCCTCGCCGAGACGGGCGAGTCGGGCGTCTATATCGACAAGGATGTTCTTGATCTTCCCATACCCGGCACGGAAGTGGATTACGACGGCGATCTGACGCCGATCGTCAGGCAATGGACTACAGCCTATGCCGCGACGGAGGACGTGCATGACGGGCCGCGCTATGAGCGCGAGGTTCCGGAAGAAAGGCGCGTTCATACGCGCGGCATCGAGGTCGGCCAGATCTTTTATTTCGGCACCAAGTATTCCGAGTCGATGAAGGCGCTGGTGACCGGCACCGACGGCGTCGAGCAGCCGATCCACGGCGGCTCCTACGGCGTAGGGGTCTCTCGACTGGTCGGCGCGATCATCGAGGCGTGCCATGATGAGGCGGGCATCAAATGGCCGGAGGCGGTGGCGCCATTCACGGTCGCGATCCTGAATCTGAAACAAGGCGCCAGTGATACCGATGAGGCATGTGAGCGGATTTACCGCGAACTGTCCGCCAGGGGCGTCGATGTGCTTTACGATGACACCGACCAGCGGGCCGGCGCGAAGTTCGCAACCGCCGACTTGATCGGGAGTCCCTGGCAGGTAATGGTGGGCCCGAAAGGACTCGCCGAAGGCAAGGTCGAGATCAAGCGGCGCGGCGACGGATCACGTGAGAATGTCGCGCTGGAGGATGCTGTTGCGCGGCTGATGGCGTAG
- a CDS encoding YcnI family copper-binding membrane protein: MMRVSGSWIGSAIAAAAVVASWEAALAHVTVQPADAPADSYARLTFTVPHGCNGSATTVLRIRLPEGILSVKPQMKPGWNVDIKSRKLEAPVQGPHGKTVTDVVEEVIWRGGPLPDNLYDTFGLVVRLPDKAGQSLYFPAEQECEQGSQRWTEIPQAGQADKPRAPAPVVRLKAKP, translated from the coding sequence ATGATGCGCGTCTCGGGATCGTGGATCGGTTCGGCCATCGCGGCGGCTGCCGTGGTGGCCTCATGGGAGGCGGCGCTGGCGCATGTCACGGTCCAGCCCGCGGATGCGCCCGCGGACAGCTACGCGCGTCTCACCTTCACCGTGCCGCACGGCTGCAATGGCAGCGCGACCACGGTGCTGCGGATCAGGCTGCCGGAAGGCATCCTGTCGGTGAAGCCGCAGATGAAGCCGGGCTGGAATGTCGATATCAAGAGCAGGAAACTCGAGGCGCCGGTGCAGGGGCCGCACGGAAAAACCGTCACGGATGTCGTGGAGGAGGTTATCTGGCGAGGTGGTCCGTTGCCGGACAACCTCTATGATACGTTCGGCCTGGTGGTTCGACTTCCGGACAAGGCGGGACAGAGCCTTTATTTCCCCGCCGAACAGGAGTGCGAGCAGGGGAGTCAACGCTGGACCGAAATCCCGCAAGCGGGGCAGGCTGACAAACCGCGCGCGCCTGCGCCGGTGGTCCGGCTGAAGGCCAAACCCTGA
- a CDS encoding copper chaperone PCu(A)C produces the protein MKSWLTSRGMIGAVAVATLGLVTPVHAESVSAGDLVVSLPWTRATAGGAKVAVGYVTIENKGGVADKLVGGSTDAAGRLEVHEMSMNNGVMKMNQVEGGLAVEPGKTVKLEPGGYHLMLLDLKHPFKKGEKVPITLKFEKAGDVAVTLDVEGMGTRAPGASGGAMKNPPDHSHDGSRK, from the coding sequence ATGAAATCATGGTTGACATCCCGCGGCATGATCGGCGCGGTGGCCGTTGCGACGCTTGGTCTGGTGACGCCGGTTCACGCCGAATCCGTCAGCGCGGGCGATCTGGTCGTTTCCCTGCCCTGGACCCGCGCCACGGCGGGCGGCGCCAAGGTCGCTGTCGGATACGTCACCATCGAGAATAAAGGCGGGGTCGCTGATAAGCTTGTCGGCGGATCGACCGATGCCGCCGGTAGGCTCGAGGTTCATGAAATGAGCATGAACAACGGCGTTATGAAAATGAATCAGGTCGAGGGTGGTCTCGCCGTCGAGCCGGGCAAGACGGTCAAGCTGGAGCCGGGCGGCTATCACCTGATGCTACTCGATCTCAAGCATCCCTTCAAAAAGGGCGAGAAGGTGCCGATCACGCTTAAGTTCGAAAAGGCCGGTGACGTCGCGGTCACGCTCGATGTGGAAGGCATGGGTACGCGAGCGCCCGGCGCGTCAGGCGGAGCGATGAAGAACCCGCCGGATCACTCACATGATGGAAGCCGGAAATGA
- a CDS encoding TonB-dependent receptor domain-containing protein, producing the protein MFNHLTRGGGSALYGALAATVAVLLPYDVFAQSVPGTALPPVMITAPTPHRLQSRQAVRSAPRPVPVARQARVPSQAAAPAAVPGSLTVATAQQALQEIQQTPGGVALVTADAYRNSTVSNTIKDVLDYVPGVFAQPKWGDDTRLSIRGSGLSRNFHLRGVQLYMDGIPISTADGYGDFQEIDPTAYKYVEVFKGGNALRLGANSLGGAINFVTPSGRDPFINGVSVDAGAFGFRRLQANTGGSNGPWDGFVTASTQRSDGFRDHSSGQSTRLSGNIGYQFSPDFETRFYLNANHVRQRIPGAVSKFSALTSPQTAYVNNVAGDWQRNIDTVRIGNKTTMRFDDTTVEFGLFGTDRHLMHPIFQWLDYHYKDYGAFVRAVDDRVIGGYRNRLVAGVNVLNGRIDNQQFANLAGQKGALLSSSIDRSRNTSVYIEDSFYFLPNVAAIAGTQFLYATRDRQDRFLSDGDQSGRTEFSLWSPKGGLLWQIDPTWQAFANVSRSAEVPSYGESANGPGIPNIPFTSIRPQRATTYEIGTRARRPDATWELTYYRAQIENELLCLFSAFGNCNVTNADRTMHQGIEAGAGAAIFRNLFERGDRPDRLWLNVAYTFNDFRFVNDPVFGNNLLPGAPRHYVRGELLYKHPNGFYAGPNIEWVPQGYYADSANTLSTDAYAIYGMKAGFDDGGRYSGYIEARNIGNKAYIASASILDRANANSPLFEPGFGRAVYAGFKVRW; encoded by the coding sequence ATGTTTAATCACCTCACCCGCGGTGGCGGTAGCGCGCTTTATGGTGCGCTCGCGGCTACAGTTGCGGTTCTATTACCTTATGACGTTTTCGCGCAGTCGGTGCCCGGAACCGCGCTGCCACCAGTGATGATAACGGCGCCGACACCGCATCGGCTTCAGTCGAGGCAGGCGGTACGAAGCGCGCCGCGGCCGGTTCCGGTCGCGCGCCAGGCACGCGTGCCATCGCAGGCCGCTGCTCCGGCGGCCGTCCCCGGATCGTTGACGGTCGCCACCGCGCAGCAGGCGTTGCAGGAGATCCAGCAGACGCCAGGAGGCGTCGCGCTGGTGACGGCCGACGCCTACAGGAATTCGACGGTCTCAAACACCATCAAGGATGTGCTGGATTATGTGCCTGGCGTGTTCGCACAGCCGAAATGGGGCGACGATACCCGGCTGTCGATCCGCGGCTCGGGCCTGTCGCGCAATTTCCACCTGCGCGGCGTGCAACTCTATATGGACGGGATCCCGATCAGCACGGCCGACGGCTACGGTGATTTTCAGGAGATCGATCCGACCGCCTACAAGTATGTCGAGGTCTTCAAGGGCGGCAATGCGCTCCGCCTCGGGGCCAATTCGCTCGGCGGCGCCATCAATTTCGTGACGCCGTCCGGCCGCGATCCCTTCATCAACGGCGTCAGCGTCGATGCCGGTGCGTTCGGCTTCCGGCGGCTACAGGCCAATACCGGAGGCAGCAACGGCCCGTGGGACGGTTTCGTCACCGCATCGACGCAGCGCAGCGACGGGTTTCGCGACCACAGTTCCGGCCAGTCGACCCGCCTGAGCGGTAACATCGGCTATCAGTTTTCGCCGGACTTCGAGACGCGGTTCTATCTCAACGCCAATCATGTCCGGCAACGGATCCCGGGCGCCGTCAGCAAATTCTCCGCGCTGACGTCTCCTCAAACTGCTTACGTGAACAATGTAGCTGGCGACTGGCAGCGCAATATCGACACCGTGCGCATAGGCAACAAGACCACGATGCGGTTCGATGACACGACGGTGGAATTCGGCCTCTTCGGAACCGATCGCCATCTGATGCATCCGATCTTCCAATGGCTTGACTATCACTACAAGGATTACGGCGCGTTTGTGCGGGCGGTCGATGACCGCGTGATCGGCGGCTACCGCAATCGGCTGGTGGCAGGCGTCAATGTGCTCAATGGACGGATCGACAATCAGCAATTCGCCAATCTCGCCGGGCAGAAGGGCGCGCTGCTGTCGTCGTCGATTGACCGTTCGAGGAACACCTCGGTTTACATCGAGGATTCGTTCTATTTCCTGCCGAACGTCGCCGCGATCGCCGGCACGCAATTTCTGTACGCGACGCGCGACAGGCAGGATCGCTTCCTGAGCGACGGCGATCAGTCGGGCCGGACGGAGTTCAGTCTGTGGAGTCCAAAGGGCGGATTGTTGTGGCAGATCGATCCGACCTGGCAGGCTTTCGCCAACGTGTCACGAAGCGCGGAGGTGCCGAGCTACGGTGAGAGCGCCAATGGCCCCGGCATTCCCAATATCCCTTTCACCAGCATTCGGCCGCAGCGCGCGACGACCTATGAGATCGGCACGCGCGCCCGGCGGCCTGACGCCACCTGGGAACTGACATACTATCGGGCGCAGATCGAAAACGAACTGCTGTGCCTGTTCAGCGCGTTTGGTAACTGCAACGTCACCAACGCCGATCGCACGATGCATCAGGGCATCGAGGCCGGCGCGGGCGCCGCGATCTTTCGTAATTTGTTCGAGCGCGGCGATCGGCCAGACCGGCTCTGGCTCAACGTTGCCTATACTTTCAACGATTTCCGCTTCGTCAATGATCCGGTGTTCGGCAACAATCTGCTGCCCGGGGCGCCGCGCCACTACGTCCGGGGCGAACTGCTCTACAAGCATCCCAACGGGTTCTATGCCGGCCCGAATATCGAGTGGGTGCCGCAGGGCTATTATGCGGACAGCGCCAATACGCTGAGCACGGACGCCTACGCGATCTATGGAATGAAGGCCGGTTTTGACGACGGCGGCAGATATTCCGGCTACATTGAGGCTCGCAATATCGGCAACAAGGCTTACATCGCTTCCGCCTCGATCCTTGACCGCGCCAACGCCAATTCACCATTGTTTGAACCCGGATTCGGACGTGCGGTCTATGCTGGATTCAAGGTGCGATGGTGA
- a CDS encoding DUF2946 domain-containing protein, protein MRRRLGRLLPIVMLAMLVQIFAPIAACRALSDTVGDPAAGVICTHAADDSVSQQADHQEASRACCTLCCVGASATPTADPQASIVDVERDTKAVRWRDLTFILPPLAVGSNAQARGPPGIS, encoded by the coding sequence ATGCGTCGGCGGCTGGGAAGGCTTCTTCCGATCGTCATGCTTGCGATGCTGGTGCAGATCTTTGCGCCAATCGCTGCTTGCCGCGCGCTGAGCGACACCGTTGGTGATCCCGCGGCGGGCGTCATATGCACCCACGCCGCCGATGACAGTGTTTCGCAGCAGGCAGACCATCAGGAGGCAAGTCGAGCCTGCTGTACTTTATGCTGTGTCGGCGCTAGCGCGACCCCGACGGCTGATCCGCAAGCCTCCATTGTCGACGTCGAGCGGGATACCAAAGCGGTCCGCTGGCGTGATCTCACCTTCATCCTGCCGCCACTAGCGGTCGGCTCCAACGCGCAGGCGCGCGGTCCTCCCGGCATTTCCTGA
- a CDS encoding DUF1467 family protein, producing the protein MASKIFSGLAVYFIFWWITLFLMLPFGVRSQHEDGELIAGTDPGAPVKALMRRKVIWTTIVSSVIYGVAALAYYSGLLNVERLSRLMGASG; encoded by the coding sequence ATGGCTTCAAAAATTTTCTCCGGTCTTGCCGTCTATTTTATCTTCTGGTGGATCACGCTGTTTCTGATGCTGCCGTTCGGCGTGCGAAGCCAGCATGAAGATGGCGAACTCATCGCGGGCACTGATCCGGGAGCTCCGGTGAAGGCCTTGATGCGCCGCAAGGTGATCTGGACAACGATTGTTTCGTCGGTGATCTATGGCGTCGCGGCCTTGGCGTATTATTCAGGCCTGCTGAATGTGGAGCGGCTGTCGCGGTTGATGGGCGCTTCGGGCTAA
- the mce gene encoding methylmalonyl-CoA epimerase: protein MLGRLNHVAIAVRDAEKAAKIYGAAFGAEISAPLPLPEHGVITVFAILPNTKIEFIQPLGETSPIAKFVERNADGGIHHVCYEVPDIVATRDILIAEGARVLGDGEPKIGAHGKPVLFFHPKDFSGALVEIEQS, encoded by the coding sequence ATGCTGGGTCGACTCAATCATGTGGCTATCGCCGTCAGGGATGCCGAAAAGGCGGCGAAGATCTACGGCGCCGCCTTCGGCGCGGAGATTTCAGCCCCCCTGCCGTTGCCCGAACATGGGGTGATCACCGTGTTTGCGATTCTGCCGAATACGAAGATCGAGTTTATTCAGCCGCTCGGCGAGACATCTCCGATCGCGAAGTTTGTCGAGCGCAATGCCGATGGCGGTATTCACCATGTCTGCTATGAGGTTCCTGACATCGTCGCGACTCGTGATATTCTGATTGCAGAGGGTGCGCGCGTTCTTGGTGACGGCGAGCCGAAGATTGGCGCGCACGGCAAGCCGGTGCTTTTCTTCCATCCGAAAGACTTTTCCGGCGCGCTTGTCGAGATCGAGCAATCCTGA
- a CDS encoding ribonuclease J codes for MARPDELMFAPLGGVGEIGMNLSIYGLGNRHQRSWLAVDLGVSFGDEEHLPGIDLIMPDIRFLEQERKNLVGLVLTHAHEDHFGAIIDLWPRLKCPIYATKFSAALFEAKCAAERNPPDIPVTVVPSGGRIEVGPFGVEFIPVAHSIPESHALAIHTAAGIVVHTGDWKIDPTPIIGPPTDERRLRELGDEGVLALIGDSTNAVRDGRSPSEAEVARTIADLVKAAKGRVAVTTFASNVGRLRAVADAAREAGREVVVVGRAMARVVQVARETGHLNGMQDFRSADVYGHLPHDKVLALCTGSQGEPRAALARIARDDHPEVTLNRGDTVIFSSRTIPGNEKAVGAIINGLVAQGIEVITDRTQLVHVSGHPRCDELRDMISWVRPGLLIPVHGEALHLSEHARLARASGVPKVLICKNGDLVRLGPGEPGIIDELPSGRLYKDGAILEDSKSRAVVERRRMAFAGCVFVAIAVTAKGELIEDPEVDLVGIPEKNMAGEVLDDIVFDTVVSTAKGFSRTLRRDPDAMAESLRRAVRAAVAEQWGKKPLCYVHVLVI; via the coding sequence ATAGCGCGGCCTGATGAGTTGATGTTTGCCCCGCTCGGCGGTGTAGGCGAGATCGGCATGAACCTGTCGATCTACGGGCTCGGCAACCGTCACCAGCGAAGCTGGCTGGCGGTCGATCTCGGCGTCTCCTTCGGCGACGAGGAACATCTGCCGGGCATCGATCTGATCATGCCGGATATCCGGTTTCTCGAACAGGAACGAAAAAATCTCGTCGGCCTCGTGCTGACGCACGCGCATGAGGATCACTTCGGCGCCATCATCGATTTGTGGCCGCGCCTGAAATGCCCGATCTACGCGACGAAGTTCAGCGCGGCTTTATTCGAGGCCAAATGCGCGGCCGAACGCAATCCGCCGGACATCCCGGTGACTGTCGTGCCCTCGGGGGGACGCATTGAGGTTGGTCCCTTTGGCGTCGAATTCATCCCGGTGGCGCATTCGATTCCGGAGTCCCATGCCCTTGCGATCCATACGGCGGCTGGAATCGTCGTGCATACCGGCGACTGGAAGATCGATCCGACGCCCATCATCGGGCCGCCGACCGACGAACGGCGCTTGCGTGAACTCGGCGACGAGGGCGTGCTGGCGCTGATCGGAGATTCCACCAACGCGGTGCGGGACGGGCGCTCGCCGTCCGAAGCCGAGGTTGCGCGAACCATCGCGGATCTGGTGAAGGCGGCGAAGGGCCGGGTCGCGGTGACGACCTTCGCGTCCAATGTCGGGCGGCTGCGCGCCGTGGCTGACGCCGCGCGTGAAGCGGGGCGCGAGGTCGTGGTGGTCGGCCGCGCGATGGCGCGCGTGGTGCAGGTGGCGCGCGAGACCGGACATCTGAACGGGATGCAGGATTTTCGCAGTGCCGATGTCTATGGCCATCTTCCGCACGACAAGGTTCTGGCGCTGTGCACGGGCAGCCAGGGTGAGCCAAGGGCGGCGCTCGCCCGCATCGCGAGGGATGATCATCCGGAGGTCACTCTGAACCGTGGCGACACCGTGATCTTTTCCTCACGCACCATTCCGGGTAACGAGAAAGCCGTCGGCGCGATCATCAACGGTCTTGTGGCCCAGGGCATCGAGGTCATCACCGATCGCACCCAACTGGTTCATGTCTCCGGCCATCCACGCTGCGACGAACTGCGGGACATGATCTCCTGGGTTCGTCCAGGTCTGCTGATCCCGGTGCATGGCGAGGCGTTGCATCTTTCCGAACACGCGCGGCTGGCGCGCGCTTCCGGCGTGCCGAAAGTCCTGATCTGCAAGAACGGCGATCTGGTCCGGCTCGGGCCCGGAGAACCAGGCATCATCGATGAATTGCCGTCAGGACGGCTTTATAAGGATGGCGCCATCCTGGAGGATTCGAAGTCGCGCGCGGTCGTCGAGCGTCGGCGCATGGCGTTTGCCGGCTGCGTTTTCGTCGCGATCGCCGTCACGGCCAAGGGTGAACTGATCGAGGATCCCGAAGTCGATCTCGTCGGCATTCCGGAAAAGAACATGGCCGGCGAGGTGCTCGACGACATCGTTTTCGACACGGTGGTCTCGACGGCGAAAGGGTTCTCGCGGACGCTGCGGCGCGATCCCGATGCGATGGCTGAATCATTGCGCCGCGCTGTGCGGGCTGCCGTCGCGGAACAGTGGGGCAAGAAGCCACTCTGCTATGTTCACGTTCTGGTGATCTGA
- a CDS encoding biotin--[acetyl-CoA-carboxylase] ligase has translation MAFSLGPRAASAGYRLAVFDRIGSTNAEALARARAGETGPIWLVAAEQTAGHGRRQRSWISPRGNLACSVLEVIDTSPAVAATLSFAAGLALEAALRTVSLEARMRSPGSENVTFHLKWPNDVLAGGGKLAGVLLEAETVAPDRLAVVVGTGANVAAAPEGMPYPAASLRDIGIDIGAEDLFGALTDAWAEFRIVWDKGRGFGEIRRLWLERAAGVGQHVSIRSDSSTISGLFDTIDKDGCLIVVTSDGRRVAVSAGDVYFGAAASVGAT, from the coding sequence ATGGCATTTTCGCTCGGTCCGCGAGCTGCATCGGCTGGTTACCGACTGGCGGTCTTCGATCGCATCGGCTCGACCAACGCCGAGGCGCTGGCGCGCGCACGCGCGGGCGAGACCGGTCCGATCTGGCTGGTTGCGGCGGAGCAGACGGCGGGACACGGTCGCCGGCAGCGAAGCTGGATATCTCCCCGCGGCAATCTGGCATGCAGCGTGCTTGAGGTGATCGATACCTCGCCCGCCGTCGCCGCGACCCTGAGCTTCGCGGCGGGGTTGGCGCTCGAAGCCGCGCTGCGAACCGTCAGCCTTGAAGCGCGCATGAGATCTCCGGGATCGGAGAACGTGACGTTTCATCTGAAATGGCCCAATGACGTGCTGGCGGGCGGGGGGAAGCTCGCGGGCGTCCTGCTGGAGGCGGAGACCGTCGCGCCCGACCGGTTGGCCGTTGTCGTCGGCACAGGCGCCAATGTCGCCGCCGCGCCTGAGGGAATGCCGTATCCGGCGGCCTCGCTGCGCGACATCGGGATCGATATCGGTGCGGAGGATCTGTTTGGCGCGCTGACTGATGCCTGGGCTGAATTCCGGATCGTCTGGGACAAGGGCCGTGGCTTTGGCGAGATCAGGCGCCTGTGGCTCGAGCGGGCGGCCGGGGTCGGTCAGCACGTTTCGATCCGGTCTGATTCATCGACGATATCCGGCCTGTTTGATACCATCGACAAGGACGGTTGTTTGATCGTCGTGACCTCCGACGGCAGGCGAGTGGCTGTCTCCGCCGGTGACGTATATTTCGGCGCGGCTGCCTCGGTCGGAGCAACATGA